A DNA window from Allokutzneria albata contains the following coding sequences:
- a CDS encoding sigma-70 family RNA polymerase sigma factor translates to MNGVSARRQEPRLAGEEPDLMRQYLNQIAATPLLTAEQEVWLAKRIEAGVYARHLLDEGAHRGRVASELELVARDGAEAKAHMIRANLRLVVATAKKYARRGVPVLDVVQEGNLGLIRAVEKFDYTKGFKFSTYGTWWIRQAIERGMAEQGRTIRLPVHVVETLSKLAKVERELQSRLDREPTAQEVSIAAGVPVPKVLELRRIGRESLSLDSLVGTDGETRVGDLIQDTEVLSAPDVIEYRALANELRAVIEQLPPREALIITMRYGLNDGHQRTLQEIADHLGLTRERIRQLEKEAMRRLREPQRHQALLDWAS, encoded by the coding sequence GTGAACGGGGTGTCCGCTCGGCGCCAGGAACCTCGCCTCGCAGGCGAAGAGCCCGACCTGATGCGGCAGTACCTCAACCAGATCGCCGCTACACCACTGCTCACCGCCGAGCAGGAGGTGTGGTTGGCCAAGAGGATCGAGGCCGGCGTCTACGCCAGGCACCTGCTCGACGAAGGCGCGCACCGGGGCCGCGTCGCCTCCGAGCTGGAGCTGGTGGCCAGGGACGGGGCCGAGGCCAAGGCGCACATGATCCGCGCGAACCTGCGGCTCGTGGTCGCCACCGCGAAGAAGTACGCACGTCGCGGCGTACCCGTGCTGGACGTGGTTCAGGAAGGCAACCTCGGCCTGATCCGCGCGGTGGAGAAGTTCGACTACACCAAAGGTTTCAAGTTCTCCACCTACGGCACGTGGTGGATCCGGCAGGCCATCGAACGGGGCATGGCCGAGCAGGGCCGCACGATCCGGCTTCCCGTGCACGTCGTCGAGACGCTGTCGAAGCTGGCCAAGGTCGAGCGCGAGCTCCAGTCCCGCCTGGACCGCGAACCCACCGCCCAGGAAGTCTCGATCGCCGCGGGCGTTCCCGTGCCCAAGGTCCTGGAACTGCGCCGGATCGGCCGCGAGTCGCTGAGCCTGGACAGCCTGGTCGGCACCGACGGGGAGACCCGGGTGGGCGACCTGATCCAGGACACCGAGGTGCTCTCCGCCCCGGACGTGATCGAGTACCGGGCGCTGGCCAACGAGCTGCGCGCGGTGATCGAGCAGCTGCCGCCGCGCGAGGCGTTGATCATCACGATGCGCTACGGCCTCAACGACGGCCACCAGCGCACCCTCCAGGAGATCGCCGACCACCTGGGCCTGACCAGGGAGCGGATCCGCCAGCTGGAGAAGGAGGCCATGCGGCGGCTGCGCGAGCCCCAGCGGCACCAGGCCCTGCTGGACTGGGCGAGCTGA
- a CDS encoding bifunctional 5,10-methylenetetrahydrofolate dehydrogenase/5,10-methenyltetrahydrofolate cyclohydrolase: MSSTVMSGTELAATIVKETAERAAEFERRTGTKPCLATVLVGDDPASVTYVKMKRNRSAKAGITSRHVPLPAETTTEELVATIRELSADPAVHGILLQHPVPAHIDERAAFEAIAPEKDVDGVTMHSFAAMSFAEPGFASCTPGGIMRLLDAYGVDPRGKHAVVIGRSPILGKPAAMLLLARDATVTVCHSRTQDLPSIVRTADIVVAAVGKPEFVRGDWIKPGAVVIDAGYNEGNVGDVAYAEALAHAALITPVPGGVGPTTIALLLEQTVTAAFAAS, from the coding sequence GTGAGCAGCACCGTGATGTCCGGCACCGAGCTCGCCGCCACCATCGTCAAGGAGACCGCGGAGCGCGCCGCCGAGTTCGAGCGCCGCACCGGCACCAAGCCGTGCCTGGCCACCGTGCTGGTCGGGGACGACCCCGCCTCGGTCACCTACGTGAAGATGAAGCGCAACCGCAGCGCCAAGGCCGGGATCACCTCGCGGCACGTCCCGCTGCCCGCGGAGACGACCACCGAGGAGCTGGTCGCCACCATCCGCGAGCTTTCCGCGGACCCCGCCGTGCACGGAATCCTGTTGCAGCACCCCGTTCCCGCGCACATCGACGAGCGCGCCGCCTTCGAGGCGATCGCGCCGGAGAAGGACGTGGACGGCGTCACCATGCACTCCTTCGCGGCGATGTCCTTCGCCGAGCCGGGTTTCGCCTCCTGCACCCCGGGCGGCATCATGCGCCTGCTCGACGCCTACGGGGTGGACCCGAGGGGCAAGCACGCCGTGGTCATCGGCCGCAGCCCGATCCTCGGCAAGCCCGCCGCGATGCTGTTGCTGGCCAGGGACGCCACCGTCACCGTGTGCCACTCTAGGACCCAGGACCTGCCGTCGATCGTGCGCACCGCCGACATCGTGGTGGCCGCGGTCGGCAAGCCGGAGTTCGTCCGCGGCGACTGGATCAAGCCCGGCGCGGTGGTGATCGACGCGGGCTACAACGAGGGCAACGTCGGCGATGTCGCCTACGCGGAGGCCCTGGCGCACGCCGCGCTCATCACCCCGGTCCCGGGCGGTGTGGGCCCGACCACGATCGCTCTCCTGCTCGAGCAGACGGTCACCGCCGCGTTCGCGGCCTCGTAG
- a CDS encoding DUF222 domain-containing protein: MAVLLRDALVLSPYEARRRTRLVRELVELVRTAMASEKLPVSGGERAQVSVTIPFTALETGFGTGRASWSGPLLRTLACDAQLIPIVLGSDGVPLDVGRSRRTAPPSVGRAGPGVRVPGM; the protein is encoded by the coding sequence GTGGCGGTGTTGCTGCGGGATGCGTTGGTGCTCTCCCCGTATGAGGCGCGGCGGCGGACCCGGCTGGTGCGCGAGTTGGTCGAACTGGTCCGCACCGCCATGGCCAGTGAGAAACTGCCGGTAAGCGGGGGTGAGCGGGCACAGGTGAGCGTGACGATCCCGTTCACCGCCCTGGAAACCGGGTTCGGGACGGGGCGGGCCTCCTGGAGCGGGCCGTTGTTGCGCACACTCGCCTGTGACGCGCAACTCATCCCCATCGTCCTCGGCAGCGACGGTGTCCCGCTGGACGTGGGGCGGTCCCGTCGTACCGCACCGCCGAGCGTTGGTCGTGCGGGACCAGGGGTCCGCGTTCCCGGGATGTGA
- a CDS encoding EamA family transporter, whose amino-acid sequence MGTLLALGSAVGYGVADFAGGLLARRVPFATVAFLGQLGGVALAAVALVAPGSPSTVDILWGGLSGVGTGVGMLFLFRGLSRGSMSVVVPTSAIGGMVLPVLVGVALLGERPSPLSWLGVAVAVPALWLVSRSGGGTTAAPDGLIASVGIATQYLALAQASPEAGLWPVLAGRVTGLLTVLPLFITTRRAPRPRPRTTLACCAAGAAAALALILFRLAAQQQLVAIAVVLSSLYPAIPVLLGITALRERLSRRQAFGLVAAAIAIPLLAHS is encoded by the coding sequence ATGGGCACCCTCCTGGCCCTGGGATCAGCCGTCGGCTACGGCGTCGCCGACTTCGCCGGCGGCCTGCTCGCCCGCCGAGTCCCGTTCGCCACGGTCGCGTTCCTGGGCCAACTCGGCGGGGTGGCGCTGGCCGCGGTCGCGTTGGTCGCCCCCGGTTCACCCTCCACAGTGGACATCCTGTGGGGTGGGTTGTCCGGCGTGGGTACCGGAGTCGGGATGCTGTTCCTGTTCCGCGGCCTGAGCCGGGGCTCGATGTCCGTCGTCGTCCCCACCAGCGCGATCGGCGGCATGGTGCTGCCCGTCCTCGTCGGCGTCGCCTTGCTCGGCGAACGCCCGTCCCCACTGTCCTGGCTGGGCGTCGCCGTGGCCGTCCCCGCCCTCTGGCTGGTCTCCAGGTCCGGCGGCGGCACGACGGCCGCGCCCGATGGCTTGATCGCGAGCGTCGGCATCGCCACCCAGTACCTCGCCCTCGCCCAGGCCTCCCCCGAAGCGGGCCTGTGGCCCGTCCTCGCGGGCCGCGTCACCGGCCTCCTCACCGTGCTCCCCTTGTTCATCACCACCCGCCGAGCTCCGCGCCCACGCCCCCGCACCACCCTGGCGTGCTGCGCAGCAGGCGCCGCCGCAGCATTGGCGCTCATCCTTTTCCGCTTGGCCGCCCAGCAGCAGCTCGTCGCGATCGCCGTGGTGCTGTCGTCGCTCTACCCGGCCATCCCAGTGCTGTTGGGCATCACCGCGCTCCGCGAGCGCTTGTCGCGGCGCCAAGCCTTCGGCCTTGTGGCTGCCGCGATCGCGATCCCGCTCTTAGCCCACTCATAG
- a CDS encoding MarR family winged helix-turn-helix transcriptional regulator, with protein sequence MHESARTENLLGATALAVTDLLTSTSGAAALTVLATSPQLSVTALGRQVGLTQPAAARMVDSLQAADLAERRPGTGREVPVALTPKGEKAAADLLATRTATLSDVLAPLDDRERATLDTLLAKLLTGLYHRVGDANLLCRLCDRPSCTTGAPCPVGKAERDGGA encoded by the coding sequence ATGCATGAATCCGCCCGCACCGAGAACCTGCTGGGCGCCACGGCCCTGGCGGTCACCGACCTGCTCACCAGCACCAGCGGCGCCGCCGCGCTGACCGTCCTGGCAACATCGCCCCAGCTCAGCGTGACCGCGCTGGGGCGCCAGGTAGGACTGACGCAGCCCGCCGCGGCACGCATGGTCGACTCGCTCCAGGCCGCCGACCTGGCCGAACGCCGTCCCGGCACCGGCCGGGAGGTCCCCGTCGCACTGACTCCGAAGGGCGAGAAGGCCGCCGCCGACCTCCTCGCCACCCGCACGGCCACGTTGTCCGACGTGCTCGCGCCCCTCGACGACCGGGAACGCGCAACCCTGGACACCCTCCTCGCCAAGCTGCTCACCGGCCTCTACCACCGCGTCGGCGACGCCAACCTGTTGTGCCGCCTGTGCGACCGCCCCAGCTGCACCACCGGCGCCCCCTGCCCCGTGGGCAAGGCCGAACGCGACGGCGGAGCCTGA
- a CDS encoding Lrp/AsnC family transcriptional regulator, giving the protein MQIDDVDRAILAILQRNSRTIAEDIGAEVGLSAAAVQRRTKRLRENGTISAEVAVLDPRALGQVMTFVVLVELERERAHLLDELRRRFLAEEHVQQCYCVTGQIDFVLVISARDMAEFDAVTKRVLSDNPTVRRFTTNVVLDRVKVGLTVPTG; this is encoded by the coding sequence ATGCAGATCGACGACGTGGACCGGGCGATCCTGGCCATCCTCCAGCGCAACAGCCGGACGATCGCCGAGGACATCGGCGCCGAGGTCGGCCTGTCCGCGGCGGCCGTGCAGCGGCGGACCAAGCGGCTGCGGGAGAACGGCACGATCAGCGCGGAGGTCGCCGTGCTCGACCCGCGCGCGCTCGGCCAGGTCATGACCTTCGTCGTGCTGGTCGAACTGGAGCGGGAGCGCGCGCACCTGCTCGACGAGCTGCGGCGGCGGTTCCTCGCCGAGGAGCACGTGCAGCAGTGCTACTGCGTCACCGGACAGATCGACTTCGTCCTGGTGATCAGCGCGCGGGACATGGCCGAGTTCGACGCCGTCACCAAGCGCGTGCTCTCCGACAACCCCACCGTCCGGCGCTTCACCACCAACGTCGTGCTGGACCGGGTGAAGGTCGGTCTCACCGTGCCGACCGGCTGA
- a CDS encoding YihY/virulence factor BrkB family protein, whose amino-acid sequence MPKSPPTHVRPDSPTDLPKRSWFAVLKRTARGFGKDNLSDWGAALTYYGVLSVFPGLLVVTSLLGLLGPEATNTLTDNIKALVPGQGKEILLTALNELQQNQAAAWPLAVIGVAGALWSSSAYIAAFMRASNAVYDTEEGRPAWLTILLRVALTTAIVVLLAVCAIGVVATGTIAEQVGRLLGVGSTGVLVWEIVKWPVIVLLVSLAFALLYWAAPNVDHPRPGFRWLSPGGLLAVGLWLLASGAFALYLANFDSYNKTYGSLGGVISFLVWLWISNLAVLLGAEFNAELARGRRIEAGEPAEERTVE is encoded by the coding sequence ATGCCGAAGTCGCCACCCACCCACGTGCGCCCGGACAGCCCGACGGACCTGCCGAAACGTTCCTGGTTCGCGGTGCTGAAGCGAACGGCGCGCGGGTTCGGGAAAGACAATCTGAGCGACTGGGGGGCGGCGCTGACCTACTACGGCGTGCTGTCGGTGTTCCCCGGGCTGCTCGTGGTGACGTCGCTGCTCGGCCTGCTCGGGCCGGAAGCGACGAACACGCTCACCGACAACATCAAGGCGCTCGTTCCGGGCCAGGGCAAGGAGATCCTGCTGACGGCGCTGAACGAGCTCCAGCAGAACCAGGCGGCGGCGTGGCCGTTGGCTGTGATCGGCGTGGCCGGTGCGCTGTGGTCGTCGTCGGCGTACATCGCCGCGTTCATGCGCGCCTCCAACGCGGTCTACGACACCGAGGAGGGCCGCCCGGCGTGGCTGACGATCCTGCTGCGGGTCGCCTTGACCACGGCGATCGTCGTCCTGCTCGCGGTGTGCGCGATCGGCGTCGTCGCGACGGGGACGATCGCCGAGCAGGTGGGCAGGCTGCTCGGTGTCGGCTCCACCGGAGTGCTGGTGTGGGAGATCGTGAAGTGGCCGGTGATCGTGCTGCTCGTCAGCCTCGCGTTCGCGTTGCTGTACTGGGCGGCCCCGAACGTCGACCACCCGCGCCCCGGGTTCCGCTGGCTCAGCCCCGGCGGCCTGCTCGCGGTCGGCCTGTGGCTGCTGGCCTCGGGTGCCTTCGCCCTCTACCTGGCCAACTTCGACTCCTACAACAAGACGTACGGCTCTCTCGGCGGGGTGATCAGCTTCCTGGTGTGGCTGTGGATCTCCAACCTCGCCGTGCTGCTCGGCGCGGAGTTCAACGCCGAGCTCGCCAGGGGCCGGCGGATCGAGGCGGGCGAACCCGCCGAGGAAAGGACAGTGGAATGA
- a CDS encoding DinB family protein has translation MDDEPDITLGDPAELLAGYLDYYRSEVLRKIDGLSETELRSSRVPSGWTPIGLVNHLAHMERRWLRWGFRAEQVDDPWGDSGNWTPQTPTADVITFYREQAEHSRKIAASAGLAERARAGGRFTEDDRPTLGWILFHVLQEYARHAGHLDIARELTDGSVG, from the coding sequence ATGGACGACGAGCCCGACATCACCCTGGGGGACCCCGCCGAGCTGCTGGCGGGGTACCTCGACTACTACCGCTCCGAGGTGCTGCGGAAGATCGACGGTCTCAGCGAGACCGAGCTGCGGTCCTCGCGGGTGCCGTCCGGGTGGACGCCGATCGGCCTGGTGAACCACCTCGCGCACATGGAGCGGCGGTGGCTGCGCTGGGGTTTCCGCGCCGAGCAGGTGGACGACCCCTGGGGTGACAGCGGGAACTGGACGCCGCAGACCCCGACCGCGGACGTGATCACCTTCTACCGGGAGCAGGCCGAGCACTCCCGGAAGATCGCCGCGAGCGCGGGCCTCGCCGAGCGGGCGCGGGCGGGCGGGCGCTTCACCGAGGACGACCGCCCCACCCTGGGCTGGATCCTCTTCCACGTGCTCCAGGAGTACGCGCGGCACGCCGGCCACCTCGACATCGCCCGCGAACTCACCGACGGCTCAGTCGGTTGA
- a CDS encoding aminoglycoside phosphotransferase family protein has protein sequence MTVDDSVRRKFAVRFGPSAVAWLDALPALVESLCAQWKLSVERAVAEGGTSRVYRCRREDGSRAFLKLTPDREVAAAELVALRAWRRSPHMVDVLADDLDAGALLLPAIDPGTMVEDEPDLIPFELLRSLREDVDVPATGLAHLSERVRFMAELTTRRAPELESLTGRGIELAYGGTQGLVHGDLHARNVLRGRHGLVAIDPRPTVGDVTFDLVDWALAPAVGSVAELERRISRITAALSDVDGERLLAWCSALAVVIAATLPPGAQRDFLIGLTDR, from the coding sequence GTGACGGTGGATGACTCGGTTCGGCGCAAGTTCGCGGTCCGGTTCGGACCTTCGGCGGTGGCGTGGCTGGACGCGCTGCCGGCGCTCGTGGAGTCGTTGTGCGCCCAGTGGAAGCTGTCGGTCGAGCGTGCGGTGGCGGAGGGTGGCACGTCGCGGGTGTACCGGTGTCGCCGCGAGGACGGCTCACGCGCGTTCTTGAAGCTCACCCCGGATCGTGAAGTCGCCGCCGCAGAGCTGGTCGCGCTGCGCGCGTGGCGACGGTCGCCGCACATGGTGGACGTTCTCGCCGACGACCTCGACGCGGGTGCCCTGCTGCTGCCCGCGATCGATCCGGGGACCATGGTCGAGGACGAGCCGGACCTGATCCCGTTCGAGCTGTTGCGGTCGCTGCGCGAGGACGTGGACGTGCCCGCGACCGGACTGGCGCACCTCTCGGAGCGAGTGCGGTTCATGGCCGAGCTGACCACCCGCCGCGCTCCCGAGCTGGAATCCTTGACCGGCAGGGGGATCGAGCTGGCGTACGGCGGGACGCAGGGCTTGGTGCACGGCGACCTGCACGCGCGCAACGTGCTGCGCGGGCGGCACGGGCTGGTCGCCATCGATCCGCGCCCGACCGTCGGCGACGTCACGTTCGACCTCGTGGACTGGGCGCTGGCGCCCGCCGTCGGTTCGGTCGCCGAGCTGGAGCGGCGGATCAGCAGGATCACCGCCGCTCTGTCCGATGTGGACGGTGAGCGGTTGCTGGCCTGGTGCTCAGCCCTCGCCGTGGTCATCGCCGCGACGCTGCCGCCGGGGGCGCAACGCGACTTCCTGATCGGCCTAACCGACAGGTAA
- a CDS encoding SDR family oxidoreductase, whose product MTRVLITGATGLLGAAVRQRLEAAGHTVTPCHHNKNSTGERLDITSAESVSEVFGRTEPEIVVHCAAIPDVAQCEKDPERARLVNVTGTELVAQHATRVGARLVHVSTDWVFAGDGEGDYRETDTPTPAQEYGRSKLAAEQTAAEAPSTLIVRVPLLYGLGTQPRPTWPAQVLGKLGRGEEVRADDEEIRQPALVDDVARCFAELVSLHTNGIVHIAPAETHTKLAWSRLLAEAVGAAPDLIRLTSRPEWPNRPLRATLRADRLAELGVTPPRGAAEVATAHRKELADLLT is encoded by the coding sequence ATGACCCGAGTTCTGATCACCGGCGCCACCGGACTGCTCGGCGCGGCCGTGCGGCAGCGGCTCGAAGCTGCGGGCCACACCGTGACTCCTTGTCACCACAACAAGAACTCCACCGGCGAGCGGCTGGACATCACCAGTGCCGAGTCGGTGTCGGAGGTCTTCGGCCGCACGGAACCGGAGATCGTCGTCCACTGCGCGGCCATCCCCGACGTCGCGCAGTGCGAGAAGGACCCCGAGCGCGCACGGCTGGTCAACGTGACCGGCACCGAGTTGGTCGCCCAGCACGCGACGCGCGTCGGAGCGCGCCTCGTGCACGTGTCCACCGACTGGGTCTTCGCGGGCGACGGCGAGGGCGACTACCGCGAGACCGACACGCCTACCCCCGCACAGGAGTACGGCAGGTCCAAGCTCGCCGCCGAGCAGACCGCCGCCGAGGCCCCGTCCACGCTGATCGTCCGCGTGCCGCTGCTCTACGGCCTCGGCACGCAGCCACGCCCGACCTGGCCCGCCCAGGTGCTGGGCAAGCTCGGTCGCGGCGAGGAGGTCCGCGCCGACGACGAGGAGATCCGCCAGCCCGCGCTCGTCGACGACGTGGCCCGCTGCTTCGCTGAGCTTGTTTCTTTGCACACCAACGGAATCGTCCACATCGCGCCCGCCGAGACGCACACCAAGCTCGCCTGGTCCCGCCTGCTCGCCGAGGCGGTCGGCGCCGCGCCCGACCTGATCCGGCTCACCTCTCGCCCCGAATGGCCGAACCGCCCGCTGCGCGCCACGCTCCGCGCCGACCGGCTCGCCGAGCTGGGCGTGACCCCGCCTCGCGGCGCCGCCGAGGTCGCCACCGCGCACCGCAAGGAGCTCGCCGACCTGCTGACCTGA
- a CDS encoding MOSC domain-containing protein has protein sequence MRLDGIYRYPVKGFAGQEVPEAALLPGRGVPFDRHLAVAHGGQDVAEDGAWTTCHAFVRTGPYQGLPLFGIDFDGAALSMSRPGGAPVEIPLDDLAGAGAELAEWFPGTRPRLVRAGNGYWDYSDAGVSLINKATIASLGHGADPLSFRANFYLSDLAPWSEFGLVGRRVRVGGAELEVLRPIDRCSTTSIHPTTGEEITNVPALMAREHGHIYCGVYARVVVGGRVSPGDPVVDLGPAPGAALAGTEPSNAPPAQQWPRPARVVRRVRESTSVISYWLRDPLAGVRPEPLAGQHVRIHHGGRWRAYTISAAEGDELRISVKRDGVMSGLLHDTAPDELIITGPFGSMCLDSETSPLLLVSAGIGITPMLPMIRAAGDRPVTLLHAAREESPALWAEAKELLPEARLFRSPHRLDAETVAAAADPSSSVYLCGPVGFMRAMREALVASRVPDSRIRQEVFVSPLASSGERTPPPEPGPFRVLFADSGVEAQWKAECGSLLDLAEQAGLSLPSSCRAGACDTCVQRLSGGSTAYLTDPVLAPGNDRVLLCCSVPTSDVIIDA, from the coding sequence ATGCGGCTCGACGGGATCTATCGGTATCCGGTGAAGGGGTTCGCCGGGCAGGAAGTGCCGGAGGCGGCGCTGCTGCCCGGTCGCGGAGTGCCCTTCGACCGGCACCTCGCCGTGGCGCACGGCGGCCAGGACGTCGCGGAGGACGGTGCGTGGACCACGTGCCACGCGTTCGTGCGCACCGGCCCGTACCAAGGGCTCCCGCTGTTCGGGATCGACTTCGACGGCGCGGCGCTGTCCATGAGCCGGCCCGGTGGGGCGCCGGTGGAGATCCCGCTGGACGACCTCGCCGGCGCCGGCGCGGAGCTGGCGGAGTGGTTCCCCGGGACGAGGCCGCGCCTGGTGCGCGCGGGCAACGGGTACTGGGACTACTCCGACGCCGGCGTCTCCCTGATCAACAAGGCCACGATCGCCTCGCTGGGGCACGGCGCCGACCCGCTGTCGTTCCGCGCCAACTTCTACCTCTCGGACCTGGCGCCCTGGTCGGAGTTCGGCCTCGTCGGCAGGCGCGTCCGGGTGGGCGGGGCGGAGCTGGAGGTGCTGCGGCCCATCGATCGCTGCTCCACCACGTCGATCCACCCGACCACGGGTGAGGAGATCACGAACGTGCCCGCCTTGATGGCACGAGAGCACGGGCACATCTACTGCGGTGTGTACGCGCGGGTCGTCGTCGGGGGGCGCGTGTCACCGGGTGATCCGGTCGTCGACCTCGGTCCCGCGCCCGGAGCGGCCCTCGCGGGCACGGAGCCGTCCAACGCGCCGCCCGCGCAGCAGTGGCCTCGTCCGGCGCGCGTGGTGCGGCGGGTGCGGGAGAGCACGTCGGTGATCAGTTACTGGCTGCGTGACCCGCTCGCCGGGGTGAGGCCGGAACCGCTTGCCGGACAACACGTTCGCATTCACCACGGTGGACGGTGGCGGGCGTACACGATCTCCGCCGCCGAGGGTGACGAGCTGCGGATCAGTGTGAAGCGCGACGGCGTGATGTCGGGATTGCTGCACGACACGGCGCCTGACGAGCTGATCATCACCGGGCCGTTCGGGAGCATGTGCCTGGACTCGGAGACCTCGCCGTTGTTGTTGGTGAGCGCGGGAATCGGGATCACGCCGATGCTGCCGATGATCCGTGCCGCGGGGGATCGGCCGGTCACGTTGCTGCACGCGGCTCGCGAGGAGTCGCCCGCGTTGTGGGCCGAGGCGAAGGAGCTGTTGCCGGAGGCTCGGTTGTTCCGCAGTCCGCACCGCTTGGACGCGGAAACGGTTGCGGCTGCCGCGGACCCGTCCAGTTCGGTCTACCTGTGCGGTCCGGTCGGGTTCATGCGTGCGATGCGGGAAGCCCTGGTCGCGTCGAGAGTTCCGGACTCGCGCATCCGCCAGGAGGTGTTCGTCTCGCCGCTCGCGTCGTCGGGGGAGCGGACGCCGCCGCCCGAGCCGGGGCCGTTCCGGGTGCTGTTCGCGGACAGTGGTGTTGAGGCGCAGTGGAAAGCGGAGTGCGGAAGCTTGCTGGACCTCGCTGAGCAAGCCGGGTTGAGCCTTCCGTCGAGCTGTCGTGCGGGCGCCTGCGACACGTGTGTGCAGCGGCTCAGCGGTGGTTCGACCGCGTACCTCACCGATCCGGTTCTGGCTCCGGGCAATGACCGTGTTCTTCTGTGTTGCTCCGTTCCGACCAGCGATGTGATCATCGACGCGTGA
- a CDS encoding arylamine N-acetyltransferase family protein encodes MTTSTAPGTRTDEWNLADIDLAGYLARTGHPAVEAPTAAALRSLAEAHVRAIPFENIDVVLGQHKGIDVSVINSKILRGDRGGYCYEHQMLFGGVLERLGYRVRRLMARGKADRSGPHTHMMLVVTAEGQDFLTDIGYGANMLRPIPLVDGVVVDQGGWELRLEDDNGWWVLSKRVGDEWEVMYGFDLIERRRVDYEVAHHYVSTHPKSPFTGQTVVMRLEPGLSRRLVGHTLTVERPDGTATSTEVAAEDLDRTLRELGVVLTASELAALRATW; translated from the coding sequence ATGACGACGTCGACCGCACCCGGAACCCGGACCGACGAGTGGAACCTCGCCGACATCGACCTCGCCGGCTACCTCGCCCGCACCGGCCACCCCGCCGTCGAGGCACCCACCGCCGCCGCTCTGCGCTCGCTCGCCGAGGCGCACGTGCGCGCGATCCCGTTCGAGAACATCGACGTGGTCCTGGGGCAGCACAAGGGCATCGACGTCTCGGTGATCAACTCGAAGATCCTGCGCGGAGACCGCGGCGGGTACTGCTACGAGCACCAGATGCTCTTCGGTGGCGTGCTGGAGCGGCTCGGCTACCGGGTGCGGCGGTTGATGGCCAGGGGCAAGGCCGACCGGTCGGGGCCGCACACGCACATGATGCTCGTGGTGACCGCCGAGGGGCAGGACTTCCTCACCGACATCGGCTACGGCGCGAACATGCTCCGCCCGATCCCGTTGGTGGACGGGGTGGTCGTCGACCAGGGCGGGTGGGAACTGCGGCTGGAGGACGACAACGGCTGGTGGGTCCTGTCGAAGCGGGTCGGCGACGAGTGGGAGGTGATGTACGGGTTCGACCTGATCGAGCGGCGGCGCGTCGACTACGAGGTCGCCCACCACTACGTCTCGACCCACCCGAAGTCGCCGTTCACCGGGCAGACCGTGGTGATGCGCCTGGAGCCCGGGCTCAGCAGGCGCCTCGTCGGGCACACGCTCACCGTCGAGCGGCCCGACGGCACCGCCACCTCCACCGAGGTCGCCGCGGAGGACCTGGACCGGACCCTGCGGGAGCTGGGCGTTGTGCTGACCGCTTCGGAACTCGCCGCGCTGCGCGCGACGTGGTGA